From Achromobacter spanius, a single genomic window includes:
- a CDS encoding ABC-F family ATP-binding cassette domain-containing protein: MAQSSRAPAPAHPQPQTSAPFLSLRHVSHALPDGRTLLNDVSHDFARSTRNGLIGRNGAGKSILLRLAYGDLTTQAGRIVRHGRIAYVPQEQPQSAGATLADIAGIAPILRALCNVEAGSTRQSDFDLADGHWRIRDDWTRMLADAGLPAWQPEHPASIASGGELTRVALAGALMQNPDALLLDEPSNHLDAGARRWLMNHIAAWRGGLIVVSHDRTLLDAMSCIVELDRGTLTAHAGNYTAHRANRDRLNTAHEVSLAHARTERTATLRALRQQHDALQQRNARQGRKARDANQAAILLGMKKANAEAHAGRENVRRQDTVAALDDAVRQAAAQVNQSFDIALALPETAVPQGRRVLHLENAKPPFPANRCALTLTLSGPFRLAIRGPNGCGKSTLLSMLAGELAPHEGVCDVRVPTAMLDQRACAIPEDTSLLETLHALGAALPDGELRSRLALLGLGPELVNSPAGNLSGGERLKAALACALWRRSPAQLLLLDEPTNHLDIDSVEALEEALRGYAGALVVASHDEALLKAIAPTHELVWQPAGWRLNEAPDAAT; the protein is encoded by the coding sequence ATGGCCCAGTCTTCCCGCGCGCCCGCACCGGCGCATCCCCAGCCGCAAACCTCGGCGCCTTTCCTCAGCCTGCGTCACGTCAGCCATGCGTTGCCGGATGGGCGCACCCTGCTCAACGACGTCAGCCACGACTTCGCCCGCAGCACCCGCAATGGCCTCATCGGCCGCAACGGTGCCGGCAAGTCCATCCTGCTGCGCCTGGCGTACGGTGACCTGACCACGCAAGCCGGCCGCATCGTCCGCCACGGCCGCATCGCCTACGTGCCGCAGGAACAACCGCAAAGCGCCGGGGCCACGTTGGCCGACATCGCCGGCATTGCGCCGATTTTGCGGGCCTTGTGCAACGTCGAAGCCGGCAGCACTCGCCAATCAGACTTCGATCTCGCCGACGGCCATTGGCGCATTCGCGACGATTGGACTCGCATGCTCGCCGACGCCGGCTTGCCCGCGTGGCAGCCCGAACATCCAGCCTCAATAGCCAGCGGCGGCGAACTCACGCGTGTTGCACTCGCCGGCGCGCTGATGCAGAACCCCGACGCCCTGCTGCTGGACGAACCCAGCAATCATTTGGACGCAGGCGCCCGCCGCTGGCTCATGAATCATATTGCCGCCTGGCGCGGCGGCTTGATCGTTGTCAGCCATGACAGAACGCTGCTCGACGCCATGTCCTGCATCGTCGAACTGGATCGCGGCACGCTCACTGCCCATGCTGGCAACTACACCGCCCACCGCGCCAATCGGGACCGTTTGAACACCGCGCACGAAGTGTCCCTGGCACACGCTCGCACTGAACGCACCGCCACCCTGCGCGCGCTTCGCCAACAGCACGACGCGCTGCAACAGCGCAACGCCCGCCAAGGCCGCAAGGCGCGGGATGCGAACCAGGCAGCCATCCTGCTGGGCATGAAGAAGGCGAATGCCGAAGCCCATGCGGGCCGGGAGAACGTGCGGCGGCAGGATACCGTCGCCGCGTTGGACGACGCTGTAAGGCAGGCCGCTGCACAGGTCAATCAATCGTTCGACATCGCGCTGGCCCTGCCTGAAACTGCGGTGCCGCAGGGTCGCCGCGTTCTGCATCTGGAAAATGCCAAACCGCCCTTTCCAGCGAACAGGTGTGCGCTGACGCTGACACTATCTGGCCCGTTCCGCTTGGCCATTCGCGGGCCGAACGGCTGCGGCAAGAGTACGTTGCTGTCGATGCTGGCGGGGGAGTTGGCTCCGCATGAAGGCGTATGCGACGTCCGCGTGCCGACCGCCATGCTGGATCAGCGAGCGTGCGCCATCCCTGAAGACACATCCCTGCTGGAGACGCTGCATGCGCTGGGCGCGGCACTGCCGGACGGCGAACTGCGCAGCCGGTTGGCGTTGCTGGGGTTGGGCCCTGAACTGGTCAATTCGCCCGCCGGGAATTTGAGTGGCGGCGAACGGCTGAAGGCTGCGCTGGCATGCGCATTGTGGCGGCGGTCGCCTGCCCAGTTGTTGCTGCTTGATGAGCCGACGAATCACCTGGATATCGATTCGGTGGAGGCGCTAGAGGAAGCGCTGCGAGGGTATGCCGGGGCGCTGGTGGTTGCGTCGCATGATGAAGCATTGTTAAAGGCGATAGCGCCCACGCATGAATTGGTTTGGCAGCCAGCGGGGTGGCGGCTCAACGAGGCGCCGGACGCGGCGACGTGA